In one Lachnospiraceae bacterium GAM79 genomic region, the following are encoded:
- a CDS encoding class I SAM-dependent RNA methyltransferase, with amino-acid sequence MSRIELIAPCHFGLESVLKKEILDLGYEIVQVEDGRITFAGEEDAVARANMFIRTAERIMIKCGSFKAVTFDELFEGTKSIPWERYLTRDAKFWVSKATSNKSALFSPSDIQSIVKKAMVERLKQTYHVSWFTEDGAEYPVRVFIFKDIVTIGLDTSGISLHKRGYRKLVGKAPISETLASALIMLTPWNKDRVLVDPFCGSGTFPIEAAMIGARIAPGIDRDFLASEWAKVGDKKMWYNAIDEANDMIDHDVKMNIQGYDLDNEMVKCAMENARAAGVDEHIHFQQRDVKDLRHPKKYGFIITNPPYGERLEDREDLPELYKTIGESFRRLDDWSMFLITSYSEAEKYIGRKADKNRKIYNGMIKSYFYQFMGPKPPKRK; translated from the coding sequence ATGAGCAGAATCGAATTGATCGCTCCATGTCATTTTGGATTGGAGTCAGTATTGAAAAAAGAAATCCTGGATCTTGGATATGAGATCGTTCAGGTAGAAGACGGAAGAATAACATTTGCAGGAGAAGAAGATGCGGTTGCAAGAGCAAATATGTTTATTCGTACAGCTGAACGTATCATGATCAAGTGCGGAAGCTTTAAGGCTGTAACATTTGATGAATTATTTGAAGGAACCAAGAGTATTCCATGGGAGCGGTATCTGACCCGTGATGCAAAATTCTGGGTATCCAAGGCTACATCAAATAAGAGCGCACTGTTCAGCCCATCTGATATCCAGTCCATCGTGAAGAAAGCTATGGTAGAACGTTTGAAACAGACCTACCATGTATCATGGTTCACGGAAGATGGAGCAGAATATCCGGTTCGTGTATTTATATTTAAGGATATTGTTACGATAGGACTTGATACATCAGGAATATCCCTTCATAAGCGTGGCTATAGGAAACTGGTTGGCAAAGCACCGATATCGGAAACTCTGGCGTCGGCACTGATCATGCTTACACCATGGAATAAGGATCGTGTACTGGTTGACCCATTCTGTGGAAGCGGAACATTTCCGATCGAGGCAGCTATGATCGGAGCAAGGATTGCACCGGGAATTGACAGAGACTTTCTGGCTTCTGAGTGGGCGAAGGTCGGCGACAAGAAGATGTGGTACAATGCAATCGATGAAGCAAATGATATGATCGACCATGATGTGAAGATGAATATTCAGGGATATGATCTGGATAATGAGATGGTGAAGTGTGCGATGGAGAATGCCAGAGCAGCAGGAGTGGATGAACATATCCATTTTCAGCAGAGAGATGTAAAGGATCTCAGGCATCCGAAAAAATATGGATTTATCATCACGAATCCGCCATATGGCGAGCGCCTCGAGGATCGGGAGGACCTTCCTGAATTATATAAGACGATCGGGGAAAGCTTCAGACGACTGGATGACTGGTCGATGTTCCTGATCACGTCATACAGTGAGGCGGAGAAATATATAGGAAGAAAGGCGGATAAGAATCGTAAGATCTACAATGGTATGATCAAATCATATTTCTATCAGTTCATGGGACCGAAGCCGCCAAAGAGAAAGTGA